In the Insulibacter thermoxylanivorax genome, one interval contains:
- a CDS encoding NAD/NADP transhydrogenase alpha subunit — MRCISVYTDRFDLFSDIYEKVRRANLQEDEETVIDGIVVTESGSVPEHYLNRMRSRRDVVVMKDDDITILQRRDVFEILFPDHETPDHQANVLQ, encoded by the coding sequence GTGAGATGCATATCCGTCTATACGGATCGCTTCGACCTATTCTCCGATATTTATGAGAAGGTTCGGAGGGCGAACTTACAGGAAGATGAGGAGACGGTGATCGACGGGATCGTCGTCACCGAATCGGGCAGCGTGCCCGAGCATTATCTGAACCGGATGCGCTCCCGGCGTGATGTTGTTGTGATGAAGGACGACGATATCACGATCTTGCAGCGGCGGGATGTCTTCGAGATACTCTTCCCCGATCATGAGACGCCTGATCATCAGGCGAATGTCTTACAATAG
- the nth gene encoding endonuclease III yields MNHQQKVRYILDTIGEMFPDAQCELNHSNPFELTIAVLLSAQCTDETVNKVTADLFQKYKTPEDYLAVPLEELEQDIRSIGLYRNKAKNIQKLCQILIEKYDGQLPNTYEELVELPGVGRKTANVVISNAFGVPAIAVDTHVERVSKRLGLAAEKDTVLEVEKKLMRKVPRDEWTITHHRLIFFGRYHCKARAPQCEICPLIDVCRYGKKRMKSQETRKATHKSKAT; encoded by the coding sequence GGATACGATCGGCGAGATGTTCCCGGATGCGCAATGCGAACTGAATCATTCGAATCCTTTCGAACTGACGATCGCTGTGCTGCTGTCCGCACAGTGCACGGACGAGACCGTGAACAAGGTCACCGCCGATCTCTTCCAAAAATATAAAACGCCGGAAGACTATCTCGCTGTCCCGTTGGAAGAACTTGAACAGGATATCCGCAGCATCGGCCTTTACCGCAACAAGGCGAAGAATATCCAAAAGCTGTGTCAGATCCTGATCGAGAAGTATGACGGCCAGTTACCGAATACGTATGAAGAACTCGTCGAGCTGCCCGGTGTGGGGCGCAAGACAGCGAATGTTGTTATCTCCAACGCCTTCGGCGTCCCAGCCATTGCTGTCGATACCCATGTTGAGCGGGTATCGAAGCGGCTGGGACTGGCAGCGGAGAAGGATACGGTGCTGGAAGTTGAGAAGAAGCTTATGCGGAAAGTGCCGCGGGATGAATGGACGATCACCCATCACCGGCTGATCTTCTTCGGCAGATATCACTGCAAGGCAAGGGCGCCTCAGTGCGAGATCTGTCCGCTTATAGATGTATGCCGATATGGGAAGAAGCGCATGAAATCCCAAGAGACTAGGAAAGCTACTCATAAGAGCAAAGCGACATAA
- a CDS encoding CapA family protein, which translates to MGCEASPSTDPAPVNHDAADASSDSKNEPEDEAAGLPPEPYTVEGTLIAVGDIMVHYPQLTAAYSVTTATYSFDETFTEVAPILKRGDWVIGNLETTLAGPRYPYTGYPQFNSPDELADALVNAGFNILGTANNHAFDRREDGVLRTLEQLRARNIVAVGTHASPEERDQIQIVSKNGIDMALLAYTYGTNGIPLPEDKPYLVNLIDEEQMKRDIERARELHADVVTVLLHYGNEYDRKPSAYQKELAEKLIRCGADIILGSHTHVVQPYEWMETTDASGQTRKGLVIYSMGNFISNQGPEHNLPLYTDVGVIFEIQILKHYPEERIEIAAVESIPTWVHKYRGASKRHYRILPLEEVLTEQDDKWLTEQDYALMASYLNEMNHHLQSMIVPVQGD; encoded by the coding sequence ATGGGGTGCGAAGCATCGCCGTCAACGGACCCGGCACCTGTGAACCATGATGCCGCCGATGCTTCTTCGGATTCGAAGAATGAACCGGAAGACGAAGCCGCAGGGCTGCCGCCGGAACCCTATACGGTGGAAGGGACCTTGATCGCTGTTGGGGATATCATGGTCCACTATCCGCAGCTGACAGCGGCTTATTCCGTTACGACGGCTACGTACTCCTTCGACGAAACCTTCACGGAAGTCGCTCCGATCTTGAAGCGCGGAGACTGGGTGATCGGCAATCTCGAGACCACACTGGCCGGACCGCGTTATCCTTATACCGGTTATCCGCAGTTCAACAGTCCGGATGAATTAGCGGATGCCCTGGTCAACGCCGGCTTCAATATCTTAGGGACGGCCAACAACCATGCCTTCGACCGCCGGGAAGACGGTGTGCTCCGCACCTTAGAGCAGCTGCGTGCCAGAAACATCGTCGCTGTAGGAACCCATGCTTCTCCGGAAGAGAGGGACCAGATTCAGATCGTCAGCAAAAACGGCATCGACATGGCACTGCTTGCTTACACTTATGGAACCAACGGCATCCCCCTGCCGGAGGACAAGCCGTATCTTGTCAATCTGATCGATGAAGAGCAGATGAAACGGGATATCGAACGAGCCAGAGAACTTCATGCCGATGTCGTCACCGTGCTGCTCCATTACGGCAATGAATATGACCGTAAACCAAGCGCTTATCAGAAGGAGTTGGCAGAGAAACTGATCCGCTGTGGAGCCGATATCATCTTAGGCAGCCATACCCATGTCGTCCAGCCGTATGAATGGATGGAGACGACGGATGCCTCCGGACAAACCCGCAAGGGACTTGTCATCTATTCGATGGGCAATTTTATCTCCAATCAAGGTCCCGAACACAATCTTCCGCTGTATACGGATGTCGGGGTGATCTTTGAGATCCAGATCCTCAAACACTATCCGGAGGAGCGGATCGAGATTGCTGCCGTAGAAAGCATCCCTACTTGGGTGCATAAGTACCGCGGCGCTTCCAAACGCCATTATCGCATCCTGCCGCTCGAAGAAGTTCTAACAGAGCAAGATGATAAGTGGTTGACTGAGCAAGATTACGCTTTGATGGCCTCATATCTGAATGAAATGAACCATCATCTGCAATCCATGATTGTGCCCGTACAAGGGGATTAA
- a CDS encoding ABC transporter ATP-binding protein produces MSIVFLIIATGLGVAYPILLGNLIDDINMGRFDRVIELSLLVVSFITLKAAFQYGHGFTGTRFGNTIAYNMRNTLYKKLQQLSFQYYDRAKTGDLMSRLTADLDGIRGFMAFGFAQFLNVFVMVAVGMITMGIINWKLMLISLIPMPLLALRALQFERHVHPAFRAIRVSMGKLNTAAQENITGMRAVKSFANEPFEVDKFVSVNEDYQDKNVHASKIWAKFFPVMEFLANTSIVILIAAGGLFVIYDVISIGELVSFSSLIWYIIGPMWGLGFHINMYTQAKASVERIKEITDHPVHIKGIEGAKHLDRDEFKGEVEFKNVTFHYPDNPPALKDISFHAYPGKIIGILGGTGAGKSTLVQLLMRAYDIQSGQILFDGHDIRTLTPESVRKQIGFVFQETFLFSSTIRNNIAYGRDEATMEDVIEAAKLACAHDFIMELPEGYDTIVGERGLGLSGGQKQRLAIARALVFDPKIIVFDDSTSAVDMKTEHEIQRALQNAMKGRTTFIIAHRISSLKHADEILILDRGEIVQRGTHEELIQVPGYYRDTYDIQFGDLPEEIRYKVQARGGAVNE; encoded by the coding sequence ATGTCGATCGTCTTCTTGATCATCGCCACAGGACTCGGCGTGGCATACCCGATCCTGCTTGGCAATCTGATCGATGATATCAACATGGGCCGCTTCGATCGGGTCATCGAGTTGTCATTGTTAGTCGTAAGCTTCATCACTTTGAAGGCCGCATTCCAATATGGACACGGTTTCACGGGAACCCGATTCGGTAATACGATCGCTTATAACATGCGTAACACGCTGTATAAGAAACTGCAGCAGCTCTCGTTCCAGTATTATGACCGCGCGAAAACGGGGGATCTGATGTCCCGCCTGACGGCAGATCTGGACGGGATCCGCGGCTTTATGGCGTTTGGTTTTGCACAATTTCTGAATGTGTTCGTCATGGTTGCCGTCGGTATGATCACGATGGGGATTATCAACTGGAAATTGATGCTGATCAGCTTGATTCCCATGCCTTTGCTGGCTCTTCGTGCTCTGCAGTTCGAGCGTCACGTTCACCCGGCATTCCGTGCCATCCGCGTGTCGATGGGGAAGCTTAACACTGCGGCGCAGGAAAACATCACCGGCATGAGGGCGGTGAAGTCCTTTGCGAACGAGCCCTTTGAAGTGGACAAATTCGTGTCCGTTAACGAAGATTATCAGGACAAAAACGTGCATGCGTCCAAAATCTGGGCCAAATTCTTTCCTGTCATGGAGTTCCTTGCTAATACATCGATTGTCATCCTGATCGCAGCCGGCGGTCTGTTCGTCATCTACGACGTGATCTCGATCGGTGAACTGGTATCCTTCTCGTCCCTGATCTGGTACATCATCGGTCCGATGTGGGGATTGGGCTTCCATATCAATATGTATACCCAAGCGAAGGCTTCGGTGGAGCGAATCAAGGAGATCACCGATCATCCAGTCCACATCAAGGGCATCGAAGGCGCAAAGCATCTGGACCGCGATGAATTCAAGGGTGAAGTCGAATTCAAGAACGTGACCTTCCATTATCCGGACAATCCGCCGGCTTTGAAGGATATATCTTTCCATGCCTATCCTGGGAAGATCATCGGCATCTTGGGCGGAACCGGTGCTGGAAAGTCCACCCTTGTACAGCTTTTGATGCGTGCCTATGATATCCAATCCGGTCAGATCTTATTCGACGGCCATGATATCCGCACGCTGACTCCGGAGAGCGTGCGGAAGCAGATCGGTTTCGTCTTCCAAGAGACCTTCCTGTTCTCATCGACGATCCGCAATAACATCGCATACGGCCGCGATGAGGCGACGATGGAGGATGTCATCGAAGCGGCGAAACTCGCCTGCGCCCATGATTTTATCATGGAACTGCCGGAAGGCTACGACACGATCGTCGGTGAGCGAGGCCTGGGGCTGTCCGGAGGACAGAAGCAGCGCTTGGCCATCGCTCGGGCATTGGTCTTCGATCCGAAGATCATCGTCTTCGACGATTCGACAAGCGCCGTCGACATGAAGACGGAACACGAGATTCAGCGCGCGCTGCAGAATGCGATGAAGGGCCGGACGACCTTCATCATCGCCCATCGCATCTCATCGCTGAAGCATGCGGATGAGATCCTGATCCTCGACCGGGGTGAGATCGTGCAGCGCGGCACCCATGAAGAATTGATCCAGGTGCCCGGCTATTACCGGGATACCTATGATATCCAATTCGGCGATCTACCGGAAGAGATCCGTTACAAGGTGCAGGCGAGGGGAGGTGCCGTGAATGAGTAA
- the gyrA gene encoding DNA gyrase subunit A yields MSIQEQFLPAFLEEIVGDRFGRYSKYIIQDRAIPDVRDGLKPVQRRILYAMYEAGNTPDKPYRKSAKTVGDVMGNYHPHGDASIYDGMVRMAQPWKMGHVLIDGHGNWGSIDDDPAAAMRYTEARLSPIAMELLRDIEKATVPFKDNFDNTTKEPVVLPARFPNLLVNGVSGISAGFATEIPPHNLREVIDACIAVMENPEITLEELMTIVKGPDFPTGGIIMSEEGIREAYRTGRGRIYIRSKTEIEKLRGGKQQIVITEIPYQVNKTKIVTAIENLRLDRKVEGIAEVRDESGREGLRIVIELRKDADAEGILNYLFKKTDLQVTYNFNMVAIVNKAPRQLGLKAILEAYIAHQQEVVTYRTKYDLERAEDKAHVVDGLVKALNILDEVIETIKASKNRQDAQRNLVDQYEFTERQADAILTLQLYRLTNLEIHALEKERKDLQKKIKELRSILDDHKKLIKVIKDELLEIRDTYGIDRRCEIRGEVEEIKVNLEVMITPEDVIVALTNEGYIKRTSMLSFTRSGGEIESTGMKEGDYVRGIFEVNTLDNILIFTNNGQYFHLPVHLIPEYRWRDTGTAIVNVIPISKDDRIVGVIPVKHADEDPDKTLVFLTKQGQVKRTLLSEYATNRLTAVAACRLAEGDEVIDVQVSTNDRELLLVTKFGQSIRFKENEVNAMGRVSGGVRGIQLAEGDEVIAGLWLDEDEGEVLVFSDRGFAKRSLVADYPVQRRGGKGVATFEFKEGKRVRSNGTELIQAFYVKEAYELTVALENGEIQTVHTEQVPIEERKSPGKPVVKITKDQRIQNIFRL; encoded by the coding sequence TTGAGCATACAAGAACAATTCCTGCCTGCTTTTCTGGAGGAAATCGTCGGTGATCGTTTTGGCCGATATTCTAAATACATCATCCAAGACCGTGCGATTCCCGATGTTCGAGACGGCCTCAAGCCGGTACAGCGCAGGATCTTATATGCGATGTATGAAGCGGGCAACACACCGGACAAGCCTTACCGCAAGTCGGCGAAGACCGTCGGGGATGTCATGGGGAACTATCATCCGCACGGCGATGCTTCGATCTATGACGGCATGGTGCGCATGGCTCAGCCATGGAAGATGGGTCATGTGCTGATCGATGGTCATGGAAACTGGGGGTCGATTGATGATGATCCGGCGGCCGCGATGCGTTATACCGAAGCGCGGCTGAGTCCGATTGCGATGGAGTTATTGCGGGATATCGAGAAAGCAACCGTTCCCTTTAAAGATAATTTTGATAACACGACGAAGGAACCCGTTGTCCTGCCGGCGCGTTTTCCGAACCTCTTGGTCAACGGAGTGAGCGGCATCTCTGCGGGGTTTGCTACGGAGATCCCGCCCCATAATCTGCGGGAAGTGATCGATGCCTGCATCGCGGTGATGGAGAACCCCGAGATCACCTTGGAAGAACTGATGACGATTGTCAAGGGGCCGGATTTTCCAACGGGCGGGATTATCATGAGCGAAGAAGGGATCCGTGAGGCATATCGGACGGGCAGAGGCCGCATCTATATCCGTTCGAAGACGGAGATAGAGAAACTGCGCGGCGGCAAGCAGCAGATCGTCATCACGGAGATTCCATATCAGGTGAACAAGACGAAGATTGTGACCGCCATCGAGAACCTCCGCCTTGACCGCAAAGTCGAGGGGATTGCCGAAGTGCGGGATGAAAGCGGGCGTGAGGGCCTGCGCATCGTCATCGAGCTGCGCAAGGACGCCGATGCTGAAGGCATCTTGAATTACCTGTTCAAGAAGACCGATCTGCAGGTCACCTATAACTTCAATATGGTGGCGATCGTGAACAAGGCGCCCCGCCAGCTGGGGCTGAAAGCGATTCTCGAAGCGTACATCGCCCATCAGCAGGAAGTGGTGACCTATCGCACGAAGTATGATCTGGAGCGCGCTGAGGACAAAGCCCATGTCGTCGATGGACTGGTCAAGGCGCTGAATATCCTGGACGAGGTTATCGAGACGATCAAAGCCTCGAAGAACCGGCAGGATGCCCAACGGAATCTTGTTGATCAGTATGAATTCACCGAGCGGCAAGCGGATGCGATCCTCACCTTGCAGTTGTATCGCCTGACGAATCTGGAGATTCACGCCTTGGAGAAAGAACGGAAGGACCTGCAGAAGAAAATCAAAGAATTGCGGAGCATCCTGGACGATCATAAGAAGCTGATCAAGGTCATCAAGGACGAACTGCTTGAGATTCGCGACACGTACGGCATCGACCGCCGCTGTGAGATTCGCGGTGAAGTCGAGGAGATCAAGGTGAACCTCGAGGTCATGATCACACCGGAAGATGTGATTGTCGCCTTGACCAATGAAGGGTATATCAAACGCACCAGCATGCTCTCCTTCACTCGTTCCGGCGGTGAGATCGAATCGACGGGAATGAAGGAAGGCGACTATGTACGCGGCATCTTCGAGGTGAACACCCTTGACAACATCTTGATCTTCACGAACAACGGCCAGTATTTCCATCTTCCCGTTCACCTCATCCCTGAATATCGCTGGCGGGATACGGGAACAGCCATCGTTAATGTCATCCCGATCAGCAAGGATGACAGGATCGTCGGCGTGATTCCAGTCAAACATGCCGATGAAGATCCGGACAAGACTTTGGTATTCCTGACGAAACAAGGACAGGTGAAGCGAACGCTGCTCAGTGAATATGCGACCAACCGCTTGACGGCAGTAGCCGCGTGCAGATTGGCAGAAGGCGATGAGGTGATCGACGTACAAGTAAGCACGAATGATCGGGAACTGCTGCTTGTCACGAAGTTCGGGCAGAGCATCCGATTCAAAGAAAATGAAGTCAATGCGATGGGCAGAGTATCCGGCGGGGTAAGAGGCATTCAGCTGGCAGAGGGCGATGAGGTGATCGCCGGGCTGTGGCTGGATGAGGACGAAGGCGAGGTGCTCGTCTTCTCGGATCGCGGTTTTGCCAAGCGCTCGCTTGTTGCGGACTATCCTGTGCAAAGACGGGGCGGCAAGGGCGTGGCCACCTTCGAGTTCAAGGAAGGGAAGCGGGTGCGTTCAAACGGCACCGAACTGATTCAAGCCTTCTATGTGAAGGAGGCCTATGAACTGACAGTTGCTCTGGAAAACGGGGAGATCCAAACGGTGCATACGGAACAGGTGCCGATTGAAGAACGCAAATCCCCGGGCAAACCTGTCGTTAAGATCACGAAGGATCAGCGGATTCAGAATATCTTCCGCTTGTGA
- a CDS encoding ABC transporter ATP-binding protein, which yields MSKEKQPMQDMNKRERFIYQDDQMIEKPFNWEQMRRLLQYILPYKKQLIPVIIATIIGTLTRVTIPFLIGYAAIDLAIAGKNAPLLITVTAVILALYILQMMMNRYRIKHMNIIGQQVIYDLRAALFKHIQSLSFRFFDKRPAGSILVRVTNDINSLQELFTSGIVNLIVDMLQLAGIVIILLTINFKLGFAVMITVPIMFYVSTNLRKKIRRAWQAVRMNQSRINSHLNESIQGIKVTQAYTQEQENIAFFERMNNRNFRSWNRASALNQSFGPIIEITSAVGILILFLYGSYLAQTEAITVGTLVMFATYIGNFWEPIVRLGQMYSQLLIAMASSERVFEFIDEQPDVKQKPDAIELPPIEGHVVFEDVVFSYDNKRNALNYINLEIKPGQSVALVGHTGSGKTSIINALSRFYDVKSGRILIDGYDIRDVTLQSLRSQISIVLQDTFIFSGTIRDNIRFGRPDATDAEVEMAARAVHAHDFIVRLPQGYDTQVEERGSVLSMGQRQLLSFARALLADPKILILDEATASIDTETELKIQEAMRTLLSGRTSIIIAHRLSTIRHADNIIVLDHGEIIEQGRHDELMEKNGTYRSLIEAQYEFLDVNAV from the coding sequence ATGAGTAAAGAGAAGCAGCCCATGCAAGACATGAACAAAAGGGAGAGGTTCATCTATCAGGATGACCAAATGATCGAGAAACCCTTTAACTGGGAGCAGATGAGAAGGCTTCTCCAATATATCCTTCCATATAAGAAGCAGCTTATTCCAGTGATCATCGCGACGATCATCGGCACCTTGACCAGGGTAACGATCCCCTTCTTGATCGGTTATGCGGCGATTGACTTAGCGATCGCGGGGAAGAATGCGCCGCTCCTCATCACGGTTACAGCGGTGATCTTGGCTCTCTATATCCTGCAGATGATGATGAACCGGTATCGGATCAAACATATGAACATCATCGGTCAACAAGTGATCTATGACTTGCGCGCTGCCTTGTTTAAGCATATTCAAAGTCTCTCCTTCCGCTTCTTCGATAAGCGGCCGGCAGGTTCCATCCTGGTGAGAGTGACGAACGATATCAACTCACTGCAGGAATTGTTCACGAGCGGGATCGTCAACTTGATCGTCGATATGCTGCAATTGGCGGGCATCGTGATCATCCTCCTGACGATCAATTTCAAACTTGGTTTTGCTGTGATGATCACGGTACCGATCATGTTCTATGTCTCGACGAACTTGCGCAAGAAGATTCGCCGGGCATGGCAGGCCGTACGGATGAACCAGTCGCGGATTAACTCTCACCTGAATGAGAGCATCCAAGGCATCAAGGTTACACAGGCTTATACCCAGGAGCAGGAAAACATCGCATTCTTCGAACGAATGAACAACCGCAACTTCCGTTCCTGGAACCGCGCTTCTGCATTGAACCAATCCTTCGGTCCGATCATCGAGATCACCTCGGCGGTCGGCATCTTAATCCTGTTCTTATATGGTTCTTATCTGGCGCAGACGGAAGCGATCACCGTAGGTACGTTGGTGATGTTCGCTACCTATATCGGGAACTTCTGGGAGCCGATCGTCAGACTGGGTCAGATGTACTCGCAGCTGCTGATCGCGATGGCTTCTTCGGAGCGGGTCTTCGAGTTCATCGATGAACAGCCCGATGTGAAGCAGAAGCCAGATGCGATCGAACTGCCGCCGATCGAGGGGCACGTCGTCTTCGAGGATGTGGTGTTCTCTTATGACAATAAGCGCAACGCCTTGAATTACATCAATCTGGAGATCAAACCTGGGCAGTCGGTGGCTCTGGTCGGTCACACCGGTTCGGGGAAGACCAGCATCATCAATGCCCTCAGCCGTTTCTACGATGTGAAGAGCGGACGCATCCTGATCGACGGCTATGACATTCGTGATGTTACGCTGCAGAGCCTGCGCTCGCAGATCAGCATCGTGCTCCAGGATACCTTCATCTTCTCCGGCACGATCCGGGATAATATCCGCTTCGGCCGTCCAGATGCGACGGATGCGGAAGTAGAGATGGCGGCGAGGGCCGTGCATGCCCATGATTTCATCGTCCGGCTGCCGCAGGGGTATGATACCCAGGTAGAGGAGCGCGGCAGTGTGTTATCGATGGGGCAGCGGCAGCTTCTGTCCTTCGCGCGTGCACTGCTTGCCGATCCGAAGATCCTCATACTCGATGAAGCGACAGCGAGCATCGATACGGAGACAGAGTTGAAGATTCAAGAGGCGATGCGGACCTTGTTGAGCGGTCGTACATCGATCATCATCGCCCACCGCCTGTCGACGATTCGCCATGCGGACAACATCATCGTCCTTGATCACGGAGAGATTATCGAACAGGGAAGGCATGATGAATTGATGGAGAAGAACGGCACCTATCGATCGCTTATTGAAGCGCAATATGAATTCTTGGATGTAAATGCCGTCTAA
- the parE gene encoding DNA topoisomerase IV subunit B: MSEQLELFPLQSSDANGGGDGYGADDIQVLEGLTAVRKRPGMYIGSTSSSGLHHLLWEIVDNAVDEHLAGYCTEIEVTIHADHSITVVDNGRGIPTAMHKTGVPTPQVVFTVLHAGGKFGGSGYKKSGGLHGVGASVTNALSEWLEVEIYRDGLIHKQRFEYWVDDNGVEHVGEPVTGLEVIGKTRKTGTKVSFKPDIRVFTGGISVQYDQIAERLQEIAFLNSGLSIRIRDERSGKEELFHYTGGAKEFVAYLNEDKTTLHEPIHFIGEKDDVEVEIAIQFNDGYTETIISFVNSIPTRGGGTHETGFKSAFTRVMNEYARKTGLLKEKDKNLDGVELREGMMAVVNLKMSDVEFVGQTKDQLGSAEARSAVESVVADHMAIFLEENPQIAQNLVKKAIQAAKARDAARKAREEVRSGKKGKSQSSNLNGKLTPAQSKDFTRNELFIVEGDSAGGSAKQGRDSRYQAILPLKGKPMNPEKAKLADVLKNDEYQAITAAIGAGIGSEFELSDSNYDKIIIMTDADTDGAHIQVLLLTFFYRYMRPLIDAGKVYIAQPPLYKVARRSGKSQIVRYAWTDEQLQKLLQEMGKGVELQRYKGLGEMNPEQLWETTMNPETRTLLQVKISDAAKAERRVSTLMGDKVDPRKRWIIENVDFTEYEE; the protein is encoded by the coding sequence ATGTCAGAACAGCTGGAGTTATTTCCGCTTCAGTCGTCGGACGCAAACGGCGGCGGAGACGGATACGGTGCGGATGACATTCAAGTCTTAGAAGGGCTCACAGCTGTCCGCAAGCGTCCGGGGATGTATATCGGAAGCACGTCGTCCTCCGGGCTGCATCATCTTCTGTGGGAGATAGTGGACAATGCGGTGGATGAACATCTCGCCGGCTATTGCACCGAGATCGAGGTAACGATTCATGCAGATCATTCCATCACCGTCGTCGACAACGGCCGCGGCATTCCCACTGCGATGCATAAGACCGGTGTCCCGACACCTCAGGTGGTGTTCACGGTGCTCCACGCAGGGGGCAAATTCGGCGGTTCAGGTTACAAAAAGTCAGGGGGACTGCACGGCGTAGGAGCTTCGGTGACCAATGCCCTGTCCGAATGGCTTGAGGTGGAGATCTATCGGGATGGACTGATACATAAGCAGCGTTTTGAATACTGGGTAGACGATAATGGCGTAGAACATGTCGGAGAGCCTGTGACCGGACTCGAAGTGATCGGCAAGACCAGGAAGACGGGCACCAAGGTCTCCTTTAAGCCGGATATCCGAGTATTCACCGGCGGCATCAGCGTCCAATATGATCAAATCGCCGAAAGATTGCAAGAAATCGCTTTCTTGAATTCTGGATTAAGCATCCGCATCCGCGATGAGCGGAGCGGCAAGGAAGAACTGTTCCACTATACCGGCGGGGCGAAGGAGTTCGTCGCCTATCTGAATGAGGATAAGACGACGCTTCACGAACCGATCCACTTCATCGGAGAGAAAGACGATGTCGAAGTGGAGATCGCCATCCAGTTCAATGATGGGTACACGGAGACGATCATCTCCTTCGTGAACTCCATCCCAACCCGCGGCGGCGGTACCCATGAAACGGGATTCAAGTCCGCCTTCACACGGGTGATGAATGAATATGCCCGTAAGACCGGACTGCTGAAGGAGAAGGACAAGAATCTCGACGGCGTAGAACTGCGCGAAGGGATGATGGCCGTCGTCAATCTTAAAATGTCGGATGTGGAATTCGTCGGTCAGACGAAGGATCAGCTGGGCAGCGCTGAGGCCCGCAGTGCCGTGGAGTCCGTCGTTGCGGACCATATGGCGATATTCCTCGAAGAGAATCCGCAGATCGCACAGAATCTGGTGAAGAAGGCGATTCAAGCGGCTAAGGCGCGGGATGCGGCGCGCAAAGCGCGGGAAGAAGTGCGCAGTGGCAAGAAGGGTAAGAGCCAGAGCTCGAACCTAAACGGCAAATTAACGCCTGCCCAGTCGAAGGATTTTACGCGCAATGAACTGTTCATCGTCGAGGGGGATTCGGCGGGAGGCTCTGCGAAGCAGGGACGGGATTCGCGTTACCAAGCGATCCTGCCTCTTAAGGGCAAGCCGATGAACCCGGAGAAAGCCAAGCTTGCAGATGTGCTTAAGAATGACGAATATCAAGCGATCACGGCAGCGATCGGAGCCGGCATCGGTTCGGAATTCGAACTCTCAGACAGCAATTATGACAAGATCATCATCATGACCGACGCCGATACGGACGGTGCCCATATCCAAGTGCTGCTGCTTACCTTCTTCTATCGGTACATGCGGCCGCTGATCGATGCGGGCAAGGTTTACATCGCCCAGCCGCCGCTCTATAAGGTAGCGAGACGTTCGGGCAAATCCCAGATCGTGCGCTATGCATGGACGGATGAGCAATTGCAGAAATTGCTGCAGGAGATGGGCAAAGGCGTAGAACTGCAGCGATACAAAGGGCTGGGTGAGATGAATCCGGAGCAGCTCTGGGAGACGACGATGAACCCGGAGACGCGCACCTTGCTGCAGGTTAAGATCAGCGATGCAGCTAAGGCGGAACGCCGCGTATCAACGCTGATGGGCGACAAGGTGGATCCGCGCAAACGCTGGATTATCGAGAACGTTGATTTTACCGAGTATGAAGAATAG
- a CDS encoding MarR family winged helix-turn-helix transcriptional regulator: MFSDQFAKLWLSMQSDYQAYMERELAPDLTEVQLYTLELILSMVKAKPSDLIAHLEISPAAISTLVDRMEKNELLIRERDEHDRRIVWLQVTEKGRNAYELGIEIRRRYFASRLDALSEHNQKLLCYLMGKIAPDSQLADPPRRVN, encoded by the coding sequence ATGTTTTCTGATCAATTTGCCAAGCTGTGGTTATCCATGCAGAGTGATTATCAAGCCTATATGGAGAGGGAGCTGGCGCCGGACCTGACAGAGGTGCAGCTGTATACCCTGGAACTGATCCTCTCTATGGTGAAGGCGAAACCATCCGACTTAATTGCGCATCTGGAGATTTCGCCCGCTGCTATCTCCACGCTGGTTGATCGCATGGAGAAGAACGAACTGCTGATTCGAGAGCGGGACGAACATGACAGGCGTATCGTATGGCTGCAAGTGACGGAGAAAGGCAGGAACGCCTATGAACTAGGCATCGAGATACGGAGGAGATATTTCGCATCCCGATTAGATGCCTTGTCCGAGCATAATCAGAAGCTGCTTTGTTACTTGATGGGGAAGATCGCACCGGATTCGCAGCTGGCCGATCCTCCGCGCAGGGTGAATTAA